From Nitrospirota bacterium, the proteins below share one genomic window:
- a CDS encoding type III-B CRISPR module-associated Cmr3 family protein, with amino-acid sequence MVATATRQTLFIEPLDVLVLRGNKLFGDPGSFGDSLVPPWPSVAAGAIRSALLAHKGVDFREFAAGRVSDPEIGTPQQPGPFRVRDFRLARRFTDGRIEPLYAPPADLVIRRKGDGTLECARTTPRALPAGIHSSAMTRLLAVLPEQERSKPESGYWLTHEGWVAYLKGLDLDPDTMLVKSADLWKLETRVGVGLDPEKRSAAEGKLFTLQAVAMHTRHHAHGKDYDVGFLADIEGATVPSELMLRFGGDGHAARASLVADVPSEPDLTEQIIEARRCRLILTSPGLFPGGWLPTGMSDHGAGMIRFDLHGVEARLACAAVPRAEVISGWDLAKWHPKPAQRVVPVGSVYWFEEVEATAQQLRDLVSVGLWTNPPEDAARRAEGFNRFAWGLWP; translated from the coding sequence ATGGTGGCGACTGCAACGCGACAGACCCTGTTCATCGAACCGCTGGATGTGCTGGTCCTGCGCGGCAATAAGCTCTTCGGCGATCCGGGGAGCTTCGGCGATTCGCTCGTGCCGCCTTGGCCCTCGGTGGCAGCGGGGGCGATCCGGTCAGCGCTTTTGGCCCACAAGGGGGTGGACTTTCGGGAATTTGCTGCCGGGCGCGTGTCGGATCCGGAGATCGGAACGCCCCAGCAACCTGGTCCATTCCGTGTCAGGGACTTCCGACTCGCGCGCCGGTTCACCGATGGACGGATCGAGCCGCTCTACGCCCCGCCGGCGGATCTCGTCATCCGGCGTAAAGGTGACGGGACGCTCGAATGTGCGCGGACGACACCTAGAGCCTTGCCGGCCGGGATTCACTCCTCCGCCATGACCCGGCTGCTTGCTGTCCTGCCTGAGCAGGAGCGCAGCAAGCCAGAAAGCGGCTATTGGCTCACGCACGAAGGATGGGTGGCCTATCTGAAGGGGCTGGATCTCGATCCCGACACCATGTTGGTCAAAAGTGCCGATCTGTGGAAGCTCGAGACTCGCGTCGGTGTCGGGCTCGATCCAGAGAAGCGGAGCGCAGCCGAAGGCAAGCTCTTCACCCTGCAAGCCGTCGCGATGCACACGCGCCACCATGCGCATGGCAAGGACTATGACGTGGGGTTTCTTGCCGACATTGAGGGCGCGACCGTTCCGTCTGAATTGATGTTACGGTTCGGCGGAGATGGGCACGCAGCCCGAGCGAGTCTGGTGGCTGACGTGCCGAGCGAGCCGGATCTGACCGAGCAGATTATCGAGGCCCGCCGGTGCCGCCTTATCCTCACTAGCCCGGGCCTTTTTCCCGGCGGCTGGCTACCCACAGGCATGAGCGACCATGGCGCGGGCATGATCCGCTTCGACCTGCATGGCGTCGAGGCCCGGCTCGCCTGCGCCGCCGTCCCCCGCGCGGAAGTGATCTCCGGATGGGATCTGGCCAAGTGGCATCCGAAGCCCGCCCAGCGGGTGGTGCCGGTGGGATCAGTTTATTGGTTCGAAGAGGTCGAGGCCACGGCACAGCAGCTTCGAGACCTTGTGAGTGTTGGACTCTGGACGAACCCGCCGGAAGATGCCGCACGGCGCGCCGAGGGTTTCAACCGGTTTGCCTGGGGTCTGTGGCCATGA
- a CDS encoding type II toxin-antitoxin system prevent-host-death family antitoxin — translation MTHTVNLYEAKAHLSELLDRVETGETVIICRRNKPVAELKPVRPSGLAERRPIGLAKGTISILPSFFAPLPEGIIASFEGQGL, via the coding sequence ATGACTCATACCGTCAACCTCTATGAGGCGAAGGCCCATCTCTCCGAGCTGCTCGATCGTGTCGAGACCGGGGAAACCGTCATCATCTGCCGCCGCAACAAACCGGTGGCCGAGTTGAAGCCGGTTCGTCCTTCCGGCTTGGCTGAACGACGCCCGATCGGATTGGCGAAGGGGACTATCTCGATTCTCCCTAGCTTCTTTGCACCGCTGCCAGAGGGGATCATCGCCTCATTCGAGGGGCAAGGTCTGTGA
- the cmr4 gene encoding type III-B CRISPR module RAMP protein Cmr4 — MFEKRAILFLYAVSPVHMGAGQAIGVIDNPIQRERHTGHPCFAGSGIKGAVRHGFEVLANGKVQDRPRNELITVLFGPDAGDSNLHAGAVSFGDAQLVVFPVRSLKGGYVYATCPQALARARRLMEAVGLGVNWPAILPVNEGECLVANPSLLSRRQINGQPADVLHLEAFEYTAKDKQNEAIKKIAHDLAARAIPTGDAYTFFRDKLKTDLVVLSDTDFGYFAQHATLVEPHVRIKPDTGTADSGGLFYTENLPPESLLIAPVLASQVRNGTKKGETDFMDAANVMLKLTTVINGQLLQIGGDATTGRGLVVTRIVEGR, encoded by the coding sequence ATGTTTGAAAAACGAGCCATTCTGTTTCTCTACGCTGTGAGCCCCGTCCACATGGGTGCGGGTCAAGCGATCGGGGTCATCGACAATCCCATCCAACGCGAGCGGCACACCGGGCATCCGTGCTTTGCCGGGAGCGGCATCAAGGGGGCCGTGCGGCATGGGTTCGAGGTCTTGGCCAATGGGAAGGTGCAGGATCGCCCGCGGAACGAACTCATTACGGTGTTGTTTGGCCCGGATGCTGGAGACAGCAACCTGCACGCCGGGGCCGTCAGCTTCGGCGATGCGCAACTCGTGGTCTTTCCCGTGCGGAGCCTCAAGGGCGGCTATGTCTATGCCACCTGCCCGCAGGCCCTAGCACGCGCCCGACGCCTCATGGAAGCCGTCGGCCTCGGGGTCAACTGGCCAGCGATCCTGCCAGTCAATGAGGGTGAGTGCCTCGTCGCGAATCCCTCGTTGCTTTCTCGGCGACAGATTAACGGCCAGCCGGCCGACGTGCTGCACCTGGAGGCGTTCGAGTATACCGCGAAGGACAAGCAGAACGAGGCGATCAAGAAGATCGCCCATGACTTGGCCGCTCGGGCCATCCCAACGGGTGACGCCTATACCTTCTTCCGCGACAAGCTGAAGACCGACCTGGTGGTGCTGTCCGATACCGATTTCGGGTACTTTGCTCAGCATGCCACCCTCGTCGAACCGCATGTGCGGATCAAGCCCGACACCGGGACAGCCGACAGTGGCGGCCTGTTTTATACCGAAAATCTGCCGCCCGAGTCGCTCCTCATCGCGCCGGTCCTCGCCAGTCAAGTGCGCAATGGCACCAAGAAGGGGGAGACGGATTTTATGGATGCGGCGAACGTGATGTTGAAGCTCACCACTGTGATCAATGGACAGCTCTTACAAATCGGCGGCGACGCCACCACCGGCCGTGGGCTCGTGGTGACCCGCATTGTGGAGGGAAGGTAG
- the cmr5 gene encoding type III-B CRISPR module-associated protein Cmr5 → MASGTETKQPARLTLEQQRAQDAWRCAGQYKNDKEPVIVAKSLPALIMNSGLMQVLAFCHEKGGAYEVVAQQLRAWLNKQVNGVDRDPGFEIFMQDLMNAPPRHYQAITAEAFAWLKWLRQMASARKGSD, encoded by the coding sequence ATGGCCTCTGGAACCGAAACGAAACAGCCAGCCCGGCTCACCCTGGAGCAGCAGCGCGCGCAGGACGCGTGGCGATGTGCGGGTCAATACAAAAATGACAAAGAGCCTGTGATTGTGGCGAAGAGCCTGCCGGCCTTGATCATGAACAGCGGCCTGATGCAGGTGTTGGCATTCTGCCACGAAAAGGGTGGCGCCTACGAAGTGGTCGCCCAACAACTCCGTGCATGGCTCAACAAGCAGGTCAACGGTGTGGATCGAGATCCTGGCTTTGAGATCTTCATGCAAGACCTCATGAACGCACCCCCCCGTCACTATCAAGCGATCACCGCCGAGGCGTTCGCCTGGCTCAAGTGGTTGCGGCAGATGGCCTCTGCGCGGAAAGGAAGTGACTGA